Within the Micromonospora citrea genome, the region CTTCGGCGGCGACGACCAGGTCGGCCCCGACGAGGCCTCCCAGCGCATCTGGGAGGAGATCGGCCTGCCCGTGGAGCTGACCGGGGAGGAGAACTGGTGGTCCAACGGCCCGACCGGGCCGTGCGGGCCCGACACGGAGCTCTTCGTGTGGACCGGCGACGGCCCGCCGCGGGGCACCCCCGGCACCGACGACCGGTGGATGGAGCTCTGGAACCACGTCGGCATGCGCTACCACCGGCACCCCGACGGCCGGCTGACGCCGCTGCGACAGTCCAACGTGGACACCGGAATGGGTTTCGAACGGCTGGAGATGGTGCTGCGCGGGCACCGCTCGGTCTTCGAGGGCGACGGGCTCGTGCCGTGGGTGCGCGGCGTCGGCGACGTGTGGGGCCTGCGCGACGAGCCGCTGCGCCTGGTCGGCGACCACCTGCGGTCGAGCGTGGCGGTCGTCGGCGACGGCGTGTGCCCCTCGAACACCGGCCGCGGCTACGTGCTGCGCCGGCTGCTGCGCCGCGCGCTGACGACCCTCTGGCGCGACGACCCGTCCCGCAGCCTGTCCGACCTGCCCACCGGGCCGGTGCGGCACACCCTCGACGGGTTCGGACAGCGGGTCACCGTCGACGAGGTGCGGCAGGTGTTCTCCGGAGAGGAACGACGGTTCCGCGAGCTGCTGCGGCGCGGGCGGCCCGTCGTCTCCCGGCGGCGGTCCCGGGGCCCGCTGACCGACGAGGACTACCGCGACCTGCACGACACCCACGGGCTCCCGCGCGACCTGGTCGACGGGCTGCTGAGCGAGGCGCGGTAGCCGGCCCGGCCCGGCCCGGCCCGGCCCCGCGCGGCCCGGCCCGGCCCCGCGCGGCACGGCCCGGCCCCGCACGGCACGGCCCGGCCCCGCACGGCCCGGCCCGGCCCGGGCGGTCCGGGCGCGACCCGCCGCGTCGACTGGTGCGCCGGCCGCCCGATCGGTCAGGATGGGCCTGCGCGGGGGCGTCGCCGGGCCGTCGGCCGACGGCGTGCCCCGCCGACGGAAGGAGACCCGTTGTCGTCCACCCTGCTCTCCCGTCGCGACCTGCGCTTCCTCCTGCACGACTGGCTGGAGGTGACCCGGCTGACCGAGCGGCCCCGCTACGCCGAGCACTCGCGGGAGACCTTCGACGCCGTGCTGGACCTCGCCGAGCGGGTGGCCACCGAGCGCTTCGCCCCGCACAACCGGGCCGCCGACCTCACCGAGCCCACCTTCGACGGTCGTCGGGTGCACATCATTCCGCAGGTCCGGCAGGCCCTCGACGTGTTCGCCGAGACCGGGCTGCTGGCCGCCAGCATGGACGCCTCGGTCGGCGGGATGCAGTTGCCGCACGCCGTGCGGGCCGCCTGCTTCGCCTGGTTCCAGGCCGCCAACATCGGCACCTCGGCCTACCCGTTCCTGACCCTCGGCAACGCCAACCTGCTGCTGGCGCACGGCAGCGCGGAGCAGATCGACACCTGGGTCCGGCCGATGGTGGAGGGCCGGTTCTTCGGCACCATGTGCCTGTCCGAGCCGCAGGCCGGCAGCTCGCTGGCCGACATCACCACCCGCGCCGAGCCGCAGGACGACGGGACCTACCGGCTCCACGGCACCAAGATGTGGATCTCCGGCGGCGACCACGAGCTGTCGGAGAACATCGTCCACCTGGTCCTCGCCCGGATCCCCGGCGGGCCGCCCGGGGTCAAGGGCATCTCGCTGTTCATCGTGCCCAAGGTGCTGCTCGACGCCGACGGCGCGCCCGGCGCGCGCAACGACGTGGTGCTGGTCGGCCTCAACCACAAGATGGGCTACCGGGGCACCACCAACACGCTGCTCAACTTCGGCGAGGGCGTGCACCGACCGGGTGGCCGCCCCGGCGCGGTCGGTCACCTGGTCGGCGAACCGCACCAGGGCCTGGCGCAGATGTTCCACATGATGAACGAGGCCCGGATCGGGGTGGGCGCCGGCGCCACCGCCCTCGGCTACACCGGCTACCTGAAGTCGCTCGCGTACGCCCGCCAGCGACCGCAGGGGCGCCCGCTCGCCGACAAGGACCCGGGCGCGCCGCAGGTGCCGATCGTCGCGCACCCCGACGTGCGGCGGATGCTGCTGGCGCAGAAGAGCTACGTGGAGGGCGCGCTGGCGCTGGTTCTCTACTGTGGCCGGCTGCTCGACGAGGAGAAGACCGCGCCGGAGGCGGCGGACCGCGAGCGGGCGCGCCTGCTGCTGGACGTGCTCACCCCGATCGCGAAGAGCTGGCCGTCGCAGTGGTGCCTGGTCGCCAACGACCTCGCCATCCAGGTGCACGGGGGCTACGGCTACACCCGCGACTACGACGTCGAGCAGCACTGGCGGGACAACCGGCTCAATCCGATCCACGAGGGCACGCACGGCATCCAGGCGCTGGACCTGCTGGGCCGCAAGGTGACCATGCGCGACGGGGCCGGGCTGGCGCTGCTGGTGGAGACGGTCCGCGCCACGGTCACCCGGGCGTGGAAGGCCGAGGGCGAGGCCGCCGAGCTGGCCGCCTCGCTCGGCGCGGCGCTGGACCGGGTCACCCTGGTCACCCGGCGGCTGTGGGGCACCGGCGACCCGGAGGTGGCGCTGGCCAACGCCAGCGTCTACCTGGAGGCGGTCGGCCACGTGGTGATCGCCTGGATGTGGCTGGAACAGCTGCTCGTCGTCGAGGCCGACGGCGGCCCGGGCGACGGTCCGGACGCCGACCTGCACGCCGGCAAGCGGCAGGCGGCGCGCTACTTCTTCCGCCACGAGCTGCCCCGCACCGGTCCGCAGTTCGACCTGCTGGACAGCCTCGACCGGACCACCCTGGACATGCGCGACGACTGGTTCTGAGCCGTCGCACGGGCCTCGCCCCGGGCGGTGGGGGGCCGCTGGCCGGCCTATCCTTGCCAGTCATGAACCCCGGTGACACGACCGCCCCCACCCCCGCCGAAGAGCGGCTCGCGGACCTGCGGCGGTGGTGGCGGCTGCCGGCGTCCGCGCGCTCCGAGGTCCGGCGGCTCAGCCGCGCGGGACGCCACCATCCGGACCGGGAGGTCGCCTGGGTGGCCTGGCGGTGGGCGCAGGCCGTGCTGCCGCCGGGCGCGCCGGAACCGGGTCACGCCCGCAACATCGTCAGCGCGGCCGGCTTCTGGGTGATGCTCCTGCTGGACCTGGTCCTCGGCGCCGAACCGACGGACCCGCCCGAGCCGCGGTGGCTCGACCGCCGCCGGGCCCGGCGCATCCTGCGGGCCGGCCCGCCCGTCGCCTGACGCGGCACAGGAGCGTCGGACCGGCCGGGCCCGTCTCAGCGTGCGGCGAGCAGCCGGTCGCGGACCTCGCGGCGCAGGACCTTGCCGATCTGGGAGCGGGGCAGGTCGTCGACCAGGACGACCCGGCGGGGCACCTTGTACGCGGTGAGGTGCTCCCGGCACGCGGCGCGGACGCCCGCCTCGTCCAGGTCGGCGTCCTCGTGCGGCACGACCGCCGCCACGACCTCCTCGCCGCCGTGCCCGCCAGGCAGGCCGACCGCCGCGGCGTCGCGGACGCCGGGAATCCGGCGCAGGGCGTCCTCCACCTCGGAGGGGTAGACGTTGAACCCGCCGGTGATGATCAGTTCCTTGATCCGGTCGACCACCGTGACGAATCCGTCGTCGTCCATCACCACGACGTCCCCGGTGCGCAGCCACCCGCCCGGCAGCAGCACCGCCGCCGTCTCCTCCGGTCGCCGCCAGTACCCGGCGAACACCTGCGGCCCTCGCACCAGCAGCTCGCCCGCCTGGCCCGGATCGCGGTCGCGCGCGGGATCCTCGGGGTCGACGATGCGGATCTCGGTGGACGGGAACGGCACGCCGACCGTGCCCGGCCGCCGGGCGGGGGAGACCGGGTTGCCCAGCGCCACCGGGGAGGTCTCGGTCATGCCGTAGCCCTCCACGAGCAGCCCGCCGGTGACCGACTCCCACAGCTCGACCGTCGCCGGGGGCAGCGCCATGGCTCCGGAGATGGCGTACCGGGCCGAGGTGAGGTCGATCCCGCGTTCCCGGGCGGCGGTGGCGAGCTTCTCGTAGATCGGCGGGACGGCCGGCAGGAAGGTCGGCGGGCGGCGGCGCACCGCCTCCAGGGTCTGGTCGACGTCGAAGCGGGGGAACAGCACGAGCGTGGCGCCGATGCCCACCGCGAAGGTGAGGCAGAGCGTCAGCCCGTACGCGTGGAACAGCGGCAGCACCGCGTAGACGGTCTCCTCGCCGTCGCGCAGGCCCGGCACCCAGGCGCGGCCCTGCGCGGCGTTGGCGCGC harbors:
- a CDS encoding alanine--tRNA ligase-related protein; amino-acid sequence: MTYDPISRTFLDFFRERGHETVPDCSLIPPPGDPVLFTTSGMHPLTPYLEGRPHPLGRRLVNVQRCLRTTDLDEVGDSTHLTLFRMLGSWSLGDYDLPQSLRWGYVLLRDGFGIDHDRLHVTVFGGDDQVGPDEASQRIWEEIGLPVELTGEENWWSNGPTGPCGPDTELFVWTGDGPPRGTPGTDDRWMELWNHVGMRYHRHPDGRLTPLRQSNVDTGMGFERLEMVLRGHRSVFEGDGLVPWVRGVGDVWGLRDEPLRLVGDHLRSSVAVVGDGVCPSNTGRGYVLRRLLRRALTTLWRDDPSRSLSDLPTGPVRHTLDGFGQRVTVDEVRQVFSGEERRFRELLRRGRPVVSRRRSRGPLTDEDYRDLHDTHGLPRDLVDGLLSEAR
- a CDS encoding acyl-CoA dehydrogenase, whose protein sequence is MSSTLLSRRDLRFLLHDWLEVTRLTERPRYAEHSRETFDAVLDLAERVATERFAPHNRAADLTEPTFDGRRVHIIPQVRQALDVFAETGLLAASMDASVGGMQLPHAVRAACFAWFQAANIGTSAYPFLTLGNANLLLAHGSAEQIDTWVRPMVEGRFFGTMCLSEPQAGSSLADITTRAEPQDDGTYRLHGTKMWISGGDHELSENIVHLVLARIPGGPPGVKGISLFIVPKVLLDADGAPGARNDVVLVGLNHKMGYRGTTNTLLNFGEGVHRPGGRPGAVGHLVGEPHQGLAQMFHMMNEARIGVGAGATALGYTGYLKSLAYARQRPQGRPLADKDPGAPQVPIVAHPDVRRMLLAQKSYVEGALALVLYCGRLLDEEKTAPEAADRERARLLLDVLTPIAKSWPSQWCLVANDLAIQVHGGYGYTRDYDVEQHWRDNRLNPIHEGTHGIQALDLLGRKVTMRDGAGLALLVETVRATVTRAWKAEGEAAELAASLGAALDRVTLVTRRLWGTGDPEVALANASVYLEAVGHVVIAWMWLEQLLVVEADGGPGDGPDADLHAGKRQAARYFFRHELPRTGPQFDLLDSLDRTTLDMRDDWF
- a CDS encoding long-chain-fatty-acid--CoA ligase gives rise to the protein MDLSAERPWLRSYAPDVPATVPPSDESLVDLLREADRGFGARVALDFFGATTTYADLAGQVARAAEALRRLGVGRGDRVALVLPNCPQHVVAFYAVLRLGAVVVEHNPLYTEQELTHQLADHGARVAVVWDRVALLVARTAASTAVETVVAVDLTRALPRRKRWALRLPLARARATRAAMTGPAPGALSWERLVAGASPLDPAHPAPGPDDTALLQYTGGTTGTPKGAVLTHRNLRANAAQGRAWVPGLRDGEETVYAVLPLFHAYGLTLCLTFAVGIGATLVLFPRFDVDQTLEAVRRRPPTFLPAVPPIYEKLATAARERGIDLTSARYAISGAMALPPATVELWESVTGGLLVEGYGMTETSPVALGNPVSPARRPGTVGVPFPSTEIRIVDPEDPARDRDPGQAGELLVRGPQVFAGYWRRPEETAAVLLPGGWLRTGDVVVMDDDGFVTVVDRIKELIITGGFNVYPSEVEDALRRIPGVRDAAAVGLPGGHGGEEVVAAVVPHEDADLDEAGVRAACREHLTAYKVPRRVVLVDDLPRSQIGKVLRREVRDRLLAAR